The following are encoded together in the Bubalus kerabau isolate K-KA32 ecotype Philippines breed swamp buffalo chromosome 3, PCC_UOA_SB_1v2, whole genome shotgun sequence genome:
- the LOC129646025 gene encoding LOW QUALITY PROTEIN: cytochrome c oxidase subunit 5B, mitochondrial-like (The sequence of the model RefSeq protein was modified relative to this genomic sequence to represent the inferred CDS: deleted 2 bases in 1 codon; substituted 1 base at 1 genomic stop codon) gives MASRLLGGAGVLASQALRAWGPNGLSVVRSMASGGGVPTDEEQATGLEREVMLAARKGQDPYNILAPKATSYQGRPXGTKEDPNLVPSITNKQRVGCICEEDHSTVIWFWLHKGEAQQCPSCGTHYQLVPHQLAH, from the exons ATGGCGTCAAGGTTACTCGGTGGAGCTGGAGTTTTGGCCTCCCAGGCCCTGAGGGCCTGGGGTCCAAATGGACTCTCCGTGGTGCGCTCTATGGCGTCTGGAGGTGGTGTTCCTACTGATGAAGAGCAGGCGACTGGGCTAGAGAGGGAGGTCATGCTGGCTGCTCGCAAGGGACAGGACCCATACAATATACTTGCCCCAAAGGCAACCTCA TACCAAGGAAGACCCTAAGGTACCAAGGAAGACCCTAATTTAGTCCCCTCCATCACCAACAAGCAGAGGGTGGGCTGCATCTGTGAAGAAGACCACAGTACTGTCATCTGGTTCTGGCTGCACAAAGGCGAGGCCCAGCAATGCCCCAGCTGTGGAACCCATTACCAGCTGGTTCCACACCAGTTGGCCCACTGA
- the LOC129646021 gene encoding uncharacterized protein LOC129646021: MGKTRDLFKKIRDTKGTFHAKMGSIKDRNGMDLTEAEDIKKRWQEYTEELYKKDLHDPDNHDGVITHLEPDILECEVKWALESITTNKASGGDGIPVELFQILKDDAVKVLHSICQQIWKTQQWPQDWKRSVFIPIPKKGNAKECSNYRTIALISHTSKVMLKILQARLQQYVNRELPDVQSGFRKGRGTRDQIANILWIIEKPREFQKNIYFCFIDYAKAFDCVDH; this comes from the coding sequence atgggaaagactagagatctcttcaagaaaattagagataccaaggggacatttcatgcaaagatgggctcgataaaggacagaaatggtatggacctaacagaagcagaagatattaagaagaggtggcaagaatacacagaagaactgtacaaaaaagatcttcatgacccagataatcacgatggtgtgatcactcacctagagccagacatcctggaatgtgaagtcaagtgggccttagaaagcatcactacgaacaaagctagtggaggtgatggaattccagttgagctatttcaaatcctgaaagatgatgctgtgaaagtgctccactcaatatgccagcaaatttggaaaactcagcagtggccacaggactggaaaaggtcagttttcattccaatcccaaagaaaggcaatgccaaagaatgctcaaactaccgcacaattgcactcatctcacacactagtaaagtaatgctcaaaattctccaagccaggcttcagcagtacgtgaaccgtgaacttcctgatgttcaatctggttttagaaaaggcagaggaaccagagatcaaattgccaacatcctctggatcatcgaaaaaccaagagagttccagaaaaacatctatttctgctttattgactatgccaaagcctttgactgtgtggatcac
- the RPS10 gene encoding small ribosomal subunit protein eS10, translating to MLMPKKNRIAIYELLFKEGVMVAKKDVHMPKHPELADKNVPNLHVMKAMQSLKSRGYVKEQFAWRHFYWYLTNEGIQYLRDYLHLPPEIVPATLRRSRPETGRPRPKGLEGERPARLTRGEADRDTYRRSAVPPGADKKAEAGAGSATEFQFRGGFGRGRGQPPQ from the exons ATGTTGATGCCCAAGAAGAACCGGATTGCCATTTATGAACTCCTTTTTAAGGAGGGGGTGATGGTGGCCAAGAAGGATGTCCACATGCCCAAGCACCCGGAGCTAGCAGACAAGAATGTGCCCAATCTTCACGTCATGAAAGCCATGCAG TCTCTCAAGTCACGAGGCTACGTAAAGGAACAGTTTGCCTGGAGACATTTCTACTGGTACCTCACCAACGAGGGCATCCAGTATCTCCGTGATTACCTCCACCTGCCCCCTGAGATCGTGCCCGCCACCCTGCGCCGCAGCCGTCCTGAGACTGGCCGGCCAAGGCCCAAAG GTCTGGAGGGAGAGCGACCTGCAAGACTCACGCGAGGGGAAGCCGACAGAGACACCTACAGACGAAGCGCCGTGCCCC CTGGTGCCGACAAGAAAGCCGAGGCCGGGGCTGGGTCAGCAACTGAATTCCAGTTT AGAGGCGGATTTGGTCGTGGACGTGGTCAGCCACCTCAGTAA